Proteins encoded by one window of Streptomyces sp. NBC_01571:
- a CDS encoding zf-HC2 domain-containing protein, giving the protein MRSLERHRDVGAYALGVLDEADAFRFEDHLMECPQCAAHVSEFRPAARQMMLYRRATPRSVHPFAAPGPRLLDTLLGEVAGRRRAGRRRWLYAVAAAVVFAAGGPTIAMVTSHDSASGGSASNQAAATDADTGVWARITTQDRVWGSEVDVEVKDSSGPRPCQLVAVGKDGSEQTVTSWMVPEHDGASTSMQGGASMSSSDISRFEVRTADGKHLVTVKSP; this is encoded by the coding sequence ATGAGGTCCCTGGAACGGCATCGTGACGTCGGCGCCTACGCGCTCGGCGTGCTGGACGAGGCGGATGCCTTCCGCTTCGAGGATCACCTCATGGAGTGCCCCCAGTGCGCGGCGCACGTGAGTGAGTTCCGACCCGCCGCACGGCAGATGATGCTGTACCGGCGGGCCACACCGCGCTCCGTGCACCCGTTCGCGGCACCCGGCCCCCGGCTGCTGGACACGCTGCTCGGCGAGGTGGCGGGCCGCCGGCGGGCCGGCCGCAGGCGCTGGCTGTACGCGGTGGCCGCCGCCGTGGTCTTCGCGGCGGGCGGCCCCACGATCGCGATGGTGACGTCGCACGACTCGGCGTCCGGCGGCTCCGCGTCCAACCAGGCGGCCGCGACCGACGCGGACACCGGCGTCTGGGCCCGGATCACCACCCAGGACCGGGTCTGGGGCAGCGAGGTCGACGTCGAGGTCAAGGACTCCAGCGGTCCGCGGCCCTGCCAGCTCGTCGCCGTCGGCAAGGACGGGTCGGAGCAGACGGTCACGAGCTGGATGGTGCCCGAGCACGACGGAGCGTCCACCAGCATGCAGGGCGGCGCCTCGATGTCCTCCTCGGACATCAGCCGGTTCGAGGTGCGCACCGCGGACGGCAAGCACCTGGTGACGGTCAAGTCCCCCTGA
- a CDS encoding sigma-70 family RNA polymerase sigma factor: MTAGTTTKTTAEHELLALQREHGRPLFALLLRLSDGDRQRAEDLLQETFVRAWQHPEALRADDFASVRPWLLTVGRRLAIDARRARQARPPEVGDAVLDNARVCADHAERSAATLDVREAVKTLTPEHREVLVQVYFQGASVAEAAAALGIPPGTVKSRAYYALRALRRVLPGYAADLR; encoded by the coding sequence ATGACGGCCGGAACCACCACCAAGACGACCGCCGAGCACGAGCTGCTCGCGCTGCAGCGCGAGCACGGACGGCCCCTCTTCGCCCTGCTGCTGCGCCTGTCCGACGGCGACCGGCAGCGCGCCGAGGATCTGCTGCAGGAGACTTTCGTACGGGCCTGGCAGCACCCCGAGGCGCTGCGCGCCGACGACTTCGCCTCCGTACGCCCCTGGCTGCTCACCGTGGGACGACGGCTCGCGATCGACGCGCGGCGGGCCCGTCAGGCGCGGCCCCCCGAGGTGGGTGACGCGGTGCTGGACAACGCGCGGGTGTGCGCGGATCACGCCGAAAGGTCGGCGGCGACGCTCGATGTGCGGGAGGCTGTGAAGACTCTCACTCCCGAGCACCGTGAAGTCCTGGTGCAGGTGTACTTCCAGGGGGCGAGTGTGGCGGAGGCCGCCGCCGCGCTCGGAATTCCGCCCGGTACCGTGAAGTCGCGGGCCTACTACGCGTTGCGCGCCCTGCGCCGGGTCCTTCCGGGATACGCGGCCGACCTGCGGTGA
- a CDS encoding universal stress protein, with protein MAEQQPSHQFERGTDGPKVIVVGVDGSDSSLRAAAYASGLARRQNALLAVVYIQPVMAAGAAFGAPVAETTDRIAEDLIAQIREAAGRLKGIYAVRWEFHTFRGDPYNGLVKAADELTADAVVVGASEQAGHRIVGSVAIRLVKAGRWPVTVVP; from the coding sequence GTGGCGGAACAGCAACCCTCGCACCAGTTCGAGCGCGGCACGGACGGCCCCAAGGTCATCGTCGTCGGCGTGGACGGCTCCGACTCCTCGCTGCGCGCTGCGGCGTACGCGAGCGGCCTGGCCAGGCGGCAGAACGCGCTGCTCGCCGTCGTCTACATCCAGCCCGTCATGGCCGCGGGAGCGGCCTTCGGGGCACCGGTCGCGGAGACGACGGACCGGATCGCCGAGGACCTCATCGCGCAGATCCGTGAGGCCGCCGGACGGCTCAAGGGCATATACGCGGTGCGCTGGGAGTTCCACACCTTCCGCGGTGACCCGTACAACGGCCTGGTGAAGGCGGCGGACGAACTCACGGCGGACGCCGTGGTGGTCGGCGCCTCAGAGCAGGCGGGGCACCGCATCGTCGGTTCGGTGGCGATCCGGCTGGTGAAGGCGGGGCGCTGGCCGGTCACGGTCGTCCCGTAG
- the lysX gene encoding bifunctional lysylphosphatidylglycerol synthetase/lysine--tRNA ligase LysX — translation MSATVEARGPKGAKGPVRPSRDGFLSKVPEGYGAFFGALCALCVVLAFIEPLRRLLRPVVDLLDRLIVPVSANLAYAAFLFLLAAATAARKKVAWWLVVVYLGLLVLSDVVGLSMGLYAESLPSFVVCGTALVLLVVARREFYADSRRGAVWRALAVLVAGLAVAILLGWGLVELFPGTLPRGDRLTWAAGRVCGGLVSADSFGGRPPHQVYFFLGLFGAVALLNAAATLFRSQRLEAALHGDEEARIRSLLRAYGAHDSLGYFATRRDKAVVFSPSGKAAVTYRVEAGVCLASGDPVGDREAWPHAIDAWLDLARRYAWVPAVMGASEDGATAFVRAGLGALELGDEAILHVADFDLGGRDMRVTRQAVNRVRRTGATCRVRRHSTLTDEEMEEVVDRADAWRDTETERGFSMALDRLGDPADGNCLLVEAMDSDGRLLALLSFVPWGDDGISLDLMRRDRRAPNGVMEYMVAEVCAVAGKFGVRRVSLNFAVFRSVFEEGARIGAGPVLRLWRKLLLFFSRWWQLEALYRSNAKYHPEWYPRFLCYGDAGSLARIGMASGIAEGFVSVPSLRKLWGKGRTKARTAPVVTEGLSAPPAAGPGGGATAEAPDPTAGLPEQVRVRHRTLERLRAAGTDPYPVGVAARTHTLAEVRAGQQVTVAGRVILVRDFGGLVFAVLRDWSGDLQIALTRSRSGPALDRFRADVDLGDHLTAEGVSGAGDRGTLTVFVTDWQLTGKCLRPLPDKHRGLTDPEAKVRRRHVDLLSSPEARQVVRIRSTAVQALRQGLLDRGYLEVETPMLQQIHGGANARPFTTHINAYDLDLYLRIAPELYLKRLCVGGLEKVFEMGRTFRNEGVSHKHNPEFTMLEAYQAFADYDVMLDLARELIQGAATAAFGAPVARRAGTEYDISGPWPVRTVYGALSEALGEEVDADTRVEALHGLCDRAAVPYRADDGHGDIVLEMYERLVEAKTRLPTFYKDFPTDVSPLTRQHRTDPRLAERWDLVAFGTELGTAYSELTDPVEQRRRLTAQSLRAAGGDPEAMELDEDFLDALEYAMPPTGGLGIGVDRTIMFLTGLTIRETLPFPLVRRR, via the coding sequence ATGAGTGCCACCGTCGAGGCCCGCGGACCGAAGGGCGCCAAAGGCCCCGTACGGCCGTCCCGGGACGGTTTCCTCAGCAAGGTGCCCGAGGGCTATGGCGCCTTCTTCGGCGCCCTCTGCGCGCTCTGCGTCGTACTGGCCTTCATCGAGCCCCTGCGCCGCCTGCTGCGCCCCGTGGTGGACCTCCTCGACCGGCTGATCGTCCCGGTCAGCGCGAACCTCGCCTACGCGGCCTTCCTCTTCCTGCTCGCCGCCGCGACCGCCGCCCGCAAGAAGGTCGCCTGGTGGCTGGTCGTCGTCTACCTCGGCCTGTTGGTCCTGTCCGACGTCGTCGGCCTCTCGATGGGCCTGTACGCCGAGTCGCTGCCGTCCTTCGTCGTCTGCGGCACCGCCCTGGTGCTCCTGGTCGTGGCGCGCCGCGAGTTCTACGCCGACTCCCGGCGCGGCGCCGTGTGGCGGGCCCTGGCCGTCCTGGTCGCCGGGCTCGCCGTGGCGATCCTGCTCGGCTGGGGCCTGGTCGAGCTGTTCCCCGGCACCCTGCCGCGCGGCGACCGGCTGACGTGGGCGGCCGGCCGGGTGTGCGGCGGGCTCGTCTCCGCCGACTCGTTCGGCGGACGCCCACCCCATCAGGTCTACTTCTTCCTCGGTCTCTTCGGCGCCGTCGCCCTGCTCAACGCCGCCGCCACGCTCTTCCGCTCCCAGCGGCTGGAGGCTGCCCTGCACGGCGACGAGGAGGCCCGCATCCGCTCGCTGCTGCGGGCCTACGGCGCCCACGACTCCCTCGGCTACTTCGCCACCCGCCGTGACAAGGCCGTCGTCTTCTCGCCCAGCGGCAAAGCCGCCGTCACCTACCGTGTCGAGGCCGGGGTCTGCCTCGCCAGCGGCGACCCGGTCGGCGACCGCGAGGCCTGGCCGCACGCCATCGACGCCTGGCTGGACCTGGCACGCCGATACGCCTGGGTGCCCGCCGTCATGGGCGCCTCCGAGGACGGCGCCACGGCCTTCGTGCGGGCCGGTCTCGGAGCACTCGAACTCGGTGACGAGGCGATCCTGCACGTCGCCGACTTCGACCTCGGCGGCCGCGACATGCGCGTCACCCGCCAGGCCGTCAACCGCGTACGCCGCACCGGGGCCACCTGCCGGGTACGCCGCCACTCCACTCTCACCGACGAGGAGATGGAGGAGGTCGTCGACCGGGCCGACGCCTGGCGCGACACCGAGACGGAGCGGGGCTTCTCCATGGCCCTGGACCGGCTCGGCGACCCCGCGGACGGGAACTGCCTCCTCGTCGAGGCCATGGACTCCGACGGCAGGCTCCTGGCGCTGCTCTCCTTCGTGCCCTGGGGCGACGACGGCATCTCGCTCGACCTGATGCGCCGTGACCGCAGAGCCCCCAACGGCGTCATGGAGTACATGGTCGCCGAGGTGTGCGCGGTGGCCGGGAAGTTCGGCGTACGCCGTGTCTCCCTCAACTTCGCGGTGTTCCGGTCGGTCTTCGAGGAGGGCGCCCGGATCGGCGCCGGGCCGGTCCTTCGGCTCTGGCGCAAGCTGCTGCTGTTCTTCTCCCGGTGGTGGCAGCTGGAGGCCCTGTACCGGTCCAACGCCAAGTACCACCCCGAGTGGTACCCCCGCTTCCTCTGCTACGGCGACGCGGGCTCCCTCGCCCGTATCGGCATGGCGTCCGGTATCGCCGAGGGCTTCGTCTCCGTGCCGTCGCTGCGCAAACTGTGGGGCAAGGGACGCACGAAGGCCCGGACCGCACCGGTGGTCACCGAGGGCCTGTCCGCACCGCCGGCCGCGGGCCCCGGCGGAGGGGCGACGGCCGAGGCCCCCGATCCGACGGCCGGACTGCCCGAGCAGGTCCGCGTCCGGCACCGCACGCTCGAACGGCTCCGCGCCGCGGGCACCGACCCGTACCCGGTCGGCGTCGCGGCGCGCACGCACACCCTCGCCGAGGTGCGCGCGGGACAGCAGGTGACCGTCGCCGGGCGGGTCATCCTCGTACGCGACTTCGGCGGCCTGGTCTTCGCCGTACTGCGCGACTGGTCCGGCGACCTGCAGATCGCCCTCACCCGCTCCCGATCAGGGCCCGCGCTCGACCGGTTCCGCGCGGACGTCGACCTCGGCGACCACCTCACCGCCGAGGGTGTCTCCGGTGCCGGCGACAGGGGCACCCTCACCGTCTTCGTGACCGACTGGCAGCTCACCGGCAAGTGCCTGCGCCCGCTGCCCGACAAGCACCGGGGCCTGACCGACCCCGAGGCGAAGGTGCGCCGCCGCCATGTCGACCTGCTGTCGAGCCCCGAGGCGCGTCAGGTCGTCCGGATCCGCTCCACCGCCGTGCAGGCGCTGCGCCAGGGGCTGTTGGACCGCGGCTACCTGGAGGTCGAGACGCCGATGCTCCAGCAGATCCACGGCGGCGCCAACGCCCGCCCTTTCACGACCCACATCAACGCCTACGACCTGGACCTCTATCTGCGCATCGCCCCCGAGCTGTACCTGAAGAGACTGTGCGTCGGCGGCCTGGAGAAGGTCTTCGAGATGGGCCGCACCTTCCGCAACGAGGGCGTCTCCCACAAGCACAACCCCGAGTTCACCATGCTGGAGGCCTACCAGGCGTTCGCCGACTACGACGTCATGCTCGACCTCGCCCGCGAACTGATCCAGGGCGCGGCGACCGCCGCGTTCGGGGCGCCCGTCGCCCGCAGGGCCGGCACCGAGTACGACATCTCCGGTCCGTGGCCGGTCAGGACGGTGTACGGCGCCCTCTCCGAGGCACTGGGGGAGGAGGTCGACGCCGACACCCGGGTGGAGGCGCTGCACGGGCTGTGCGACCGTGCGGCCGTGCCGTACCGGGCGGACGACGGCCACGGTGACATCGTACTCGAGATGTACGAACGACTGGTGGAGGCGAAGACCCGACTGCCCACGTTCTACAAGGACTTCCCGACCGACGTCTCCCCGCTCACCCGGCAGCACCGCACCGACCCGCGCCTCGCCGAACGCTGGGACCTCGTCGCCTTCGGTACCGAACTGGGCACCGCCTACTCCGAGTTGACCGATCCAGTGGAGCAGCGTCGGCGGCTGACCGCGCAGTCGCTGCGGGCGGCCGGGGGTGATCCCGAGGCGATGGAGCTCGACGAGGACTTCCTCGACGCGCTCGAATACGCCATGCCGCCCACCGGTGGGCTCGGCATCGGCGTCGACCGGACGATCATGTTCCTCACGGGTCTCACGATCCGTGAGACCCTGCCGTTCCCCCTGGTGCGCCGTCGCTGA
- a CDS encoding polysaccharide deacetylase family protein, with the protein MEKDQLLPRRRALTAGTAVLGVAGVTGTARVLTSAPAGSPVRPPAAGPQARAGRKPSAYRLLPMTGDGPASSRPLRPPVRREPLLHVSGRGRAMVLTFDDGPDPRYTPTILKTLREHDVRAMFFVCGRMAAANKNLLAEMADDGHVVGNHTWTHPLLTQLRRSQIRSEIERTCDVIEDAYGERPLWFRAPYGAWNRATFQIGADLGMEPVAWTVDSLDWTTPGTGAIVHRVEHGAAPGVIVLSHDAGGDRSQTVRAMRDYLPQLLDRGYHFTVPRRRYA; encoded by the coding sequence ATGGAAAAGGACCAGTTGCTCCCGCGCCGCCGGGCATTGACCGCCGGCACCGCGGTCCTGGGAGTGGCGGGGGTGACGGGCACGGCCCGCGTCCTCACCTCCGCACCGGCCGGGAGCCCGGTGCGTCCTCCGGCCGCCGGCCCGCAGGCCCGCGCGGGCCGCAAGCCGTCCGCCTACCGCCTGCTGCCCATGACGGGAGACGGCCCCGCGAGCAGCAGACCCTTGCGTCCCCCCGTCCGGCGCGAGCCGCTCCTGCACGTGTCCGGACGCGGCCGCGCCATGGTGCTGACCTTCGACGACGGCCCCGATCCGCGCTACACCCCGACCATCCTGAAGACCCTGCGCGAGCACGACGTGCGGGCGATGTTCTTCGTCTGCGGGAGGATGGCCGCGGCCAACAAGAACCTGTTGGCCGAGATGGCCGACGACGGGCACGTCGTCGGCAACCACACCTGGACGCACCCGTTGCTGACCCAGCTCCGGCGCTCGCAGATCCGCTCCGAGATCGAGCGCACCTGCGACGTCATCGAGGACGCCTACGGTGAGCGGCCCCTGTGGTTCCGCGCGCCCTACGGTGCCTGGAACCGAGCGACCTTCCAGATCGGCGCCGACCTGGGCATGGAGCCGGTGGCGTGGACGGTCGACTCCCTCGACTGGACCACGCCCGGCACCGGGGCCATCGTCCACCGGGTGGAGCACGGCGCCGCCCCGGGCGTCATCGTGCTCTCCCACGACGCGGGCGGCGACCGCTCGCAGACCGTACGGGCGATGCGCGACTACCTGCCCCAACTCCTCGACCGCGGTTACCACTTCACCGTGCCGCGGCGGCGCTACGCCTGA
- a CDS encoding class F sortase gives MSSSAWPEEEERQRKRVPWGVMALVLLTGLALMRNGSGEFDVGPPQPAAAAAADGRTPAGTLAKAPAPLPYSVVDRVRIPAIRVDAPVVPVGLDTDGWVGAPPPDDPNLAGWFTGAVSPGEKGTAVVVGHVDNARGPAVFYALGALKKGNRVEVLRKDGRTATFEVYDIQVFQKSAFPGDRVYGSKGTPELRVITCGGGFSEEHGYDGNVVVFARLAGVR, from the coding sequence ATGTCTTCGTCCGCATGGCCCGAAGAGGAGGAACGGCAGAGGAAGCGGGTCCCCTGGGGCGTGATGGCGCTTGTTCTGCTGACCGGCCTCGCACTGATGCGCAACGGTTCCGGTGAGTTCGACGTGGGCCCTCCGCAGCCCGCGGCGGCGGCAGCGGCCGACGGCCGGACCCCCGCCGGCACCCTCGCGAAGGCGCCCGCTCCTCTGCCGTACTCCGTGGTGGACCGGGTGCGGATCCCGGCGATCCGGGTCGACGCACCGGTCGTCCCGGTCGGTCTCGACACGGACGGCTGGGTCGGCGCGCCGCCCCCCGACGACCCGAATCTCGCGGGCTGGTTCACCGGCGCGGTCTCTCCCGGCGAGAAGGGCACCGCCGTCGTCGTCGGCCATGTGGACAACGCGCGGGGCCCCGCCGTCTTCTACGCGCTCGGGGCCCTCAAGAAGGGAAACCGGGTCGAGGTCCTGCGCAAGGACGGGAGGACCGCGACATTCGAGGTCTACGACATCCAGGTGTTCCAGAAGAGCGCCTTCCCCGGTGACCGCGTGTACGGCAGTAAGGGCACCCCGGAATTGCGCGTCATCACCTGCGGAGGGGGTTTCTCCGAGGAGCACGGCTACGACGGCAATGTCGTCGTGTTCGCCCGTCTCGCCGGCGTCCGCTGA
- a CDS encoding DUF4239 domain-containing protein, giving the protein MSDWLVLVLAMAAACLVVLVVALLRNRRAPEDEDPSETPDVIEYMTMMIGVVYAIVLGLAIAGVWEARSAAQDHVQTEAQALHEISERVRVYPADVRDRIRGDVNAYVGHVVTTEWKTMADHGRVTAQGGRLFDRIRADVTDYQPKTDFEAQAYQPLVDQVTAADTARNSRAESTGATMPGVVWFGLITGAVVTIGMVFALQIRRTRRELILAGLFSALIAFLLFLIWDFDAPYSRGIAASAEPFLTLFPHLPG; this is encoded by the coding sequence TTGTCGGATTGGCTTGTTCTCGTCCTTGCGATGGCGGCCGCGTGCCTCGTGGTCCTCGTCGTGGCGCTGCTGCGCAACCGGCGGGCCCCCGAGGACGAGGATCCGTCCGAGACCCCGGACGTGATCGAGTACATGACCATGATGATCGGCGTGGTCTACGCCATCGTCCTGGGGCTGGCCATCGCCGGCGTCTGGGAGGCCCGCAGTGCCGCCCAGGATCATGTACAGACCGAGGCCCAGGCCCTGCACGAGATCTCGGAGCGGGTCCGGGTCTACCCGGCGGACGTGCGGGACCGCATCCGCGGCGATGTGAACGCGTACGTCGGCCACGTCGTCACCACCGAGTGGAAGACCATGGCGGACCACGGTCGTGTGACGGCCCAGGGCGGACGGCTCTTCGACCGCATCCGCGCGGACGTCACCGACTACCAGCCGAAGACGGACTTCGAGGCCCAGGCCTACCAGCCGCTCGTCGACCAGGTGACCGCGGCCGACACCGCACGCAACTCACGGGCGGAGTCGACCGGAGCGACCATGCCGGGCGTGGTGTGGTTCGGGCTGATCACCGGCGCCGTCGTCACGATCGGGATGGTCTTCGCGCTGCAGATCCGGCGCACCAGGCGGGAACTGATCCTGGCCGGGCTCTTCTCGGCCCTGATCGCCTTCCTGCTCTTCCTGATCTGGGACTTCGACGCGCCCTACAGCCGGGGCATCGCGGCCTCGGCGGAGCCGTTCCTGACGCTGTTCCCCCACCTTCCGGGATGA
- a CDS encoding SCO0930 family lipoprotein codes for MKTSWRSASLVATAAAVLALTTACGQDSGTQSTGSQNVGAAAAANGYGQVSSTATPNGYGADQQGAAAQAESAGQLAVAESTTLGKVLTDSAGFTLYRFEKDTAEPPKSNCDGDCAKAWPAVPADGATAATGVDKALLGEVTRTDGTKQLTIGGWPMYRYAKDTKAGDTNGQGVGGIWYASAPDGKKATLAALPGLSTRKDPKLGEIVVDKNGMTVYRFMKDQAWPVSKSACVGACLEKWPVVAPVKAADTKGVQKKGLMGFTRPDGAKQMTVNCWPIYTFSGDTKAGDTNGQGVGGTWYAVAPDGKPVGAQK; via the coding sequence ATGAAGACCTCCTGGCGGAGCGCCTCCCTCGTAGCGACAGCTGCGGCCGTGCTGGCGCTCACGACGGCGTGTGGTCAGGATTCGGGCACCCAGTCGACGGGCAGCCAGAACGTGGGCGCTGCCGCGGCTGCCAACGGATACGGACAGGTCAGCAGCACCGCGACCCCGAACGGCTACGGCGCTGACCAGCAGGGTGCGGCGGCCCAGGCCGAGTCCGCCGGGCAGCTCGCCGTCGCCGAGAGCACGACGCTCGGCAAGGTGCTGACCGACAGCGCGGGATTCACCCTGTACCGCTTCGAGAAGGACACCGCCGAGCCCCCGAAGTCGAACTGTGACGGCGACTGCGCGAAGGCCTGGCCCGCCGTTCCCGCCGACGGTGCCACCGCCGCCACCGGAGTGGACAAGGCCCTGCTCGGCGAGGTCACCCGCACGGACGGCACCAAGCAGCTGACCATCGGCGGCTGGCCGATGTACCGGTACGCCAAGGACACCAAGGCCGGTGACACCAACGGCCAGGGCGTCGGCGGCATTTGGTACGCCTCCGCCCCCGACGGCAAGAAGGCCACGCTGGCCGCCCTGCCGGGCCTGTCGACCCGCAAGGACCCCAAGCTCGGCGAGATCGTCGTCGACAAGAACGGCATGACGGTCTACCGCTTCATGAAGGACCAGGCCTGGCCGGTCTCGAAGTCCGCCTGTGTCGGCGCCTGCCTGGAGAAGTGGCCCGTCGTCGCGCCGGTCAAGGCCGCCGACACCAAGGGCGTCCAGAAGAAGGGCCTGATGGGCTTCACCCGCCCGGACGGCGCCAAGCAGATGACCGTCAACTGCTGGCCCATCTACACCTTCTCCGGTGACACGAAGGCCGGGGACACCAACGGTCAGGGCGTGGGCGGCACGTGGTACGCCGTCGCCCCCGACGGAAAGCCGGTCGGCGCGCAGAAGTAG
- a CDS encoding SAM-dependent methyltransferase — translation MERPAWAPRSIDISVPSVSRIYDYYLGGSHNFEVDREAARKAMEFLPGLPKIMQANRAFMRRAVRFAADEGISQFLDIGSGIPTFGNVHEVARAARPGAHVVYVDHDPVAVAHSQAVLRDVEDTDVVAADLLKPQEILASAEVQRLIDLNRPVALLLVAILHFVEDADDPYAAVAELRDALAPGSLLVVTHASYEGIPLPPERTEGAVDVYKDIRNPLIMRSREEIARFFEGYDMVEPGLVPMPIWRPDTAPEDEDPYSFSGFAGVGRTA, via the coding sequence ATGGAGCGTCCCGCCTGGGCCCCACGCAGCATTGACATCTCGGTGCCGAGCGTGTCCCGAATCTATGACTACTACCTGGGCGGTTCGCACAACTTCGAGGTCGACCGGGAAGCCGCTCGCAAGGCGATGGAGTTCCTGCCCGGACTGCCCAAGATCATGCAGGCGAACAGGGCGTTCATGCGTCGCGCCGTGCGCTTCGCGGCGGACGAGGGCATCTCGCAGTTCCTCGACATCGGCTCCGGCATTCCGACCTTCGGCAACGTCCACGAGGTCGCCCGGGCGGCCCGCCCCGGAGCCCACGTCGTGTACGTCGACCACGACCCGGTCGCCGTCGCGCACAGCCAGGCCGTCCTGCGGGACGTCGAGGACACGGACGTGGTCGCGGCCGATCTGCTCAAGCCCCAGGAGATCCTGGCGAGCGCCGAGGTGCAGCGGCTGATCGACCTGAACCGGCCGGTCGCCCTGCTGCTCGTTGCCATACTTCACTTCGTGGAGGACGCGGACGACCCGTACGCTGCGGTGGCCGAACTGCGCGACGCGCTCGCGCCCGGCAGCCTGCTCGTCGTCACGCACGCCTCCTACGAGGGAATTCCGCTCCCGCCCGAGCGGACCGAGGGTGCGGTCGACGTGTACAAGGACATTCGCAACCCGCTGATCATGCGCTCGCGCGAGGAGATCGCGCGGTTCTTCGAGGGGTACGACATGGTGGAACCCGGACTGGTGCCGATGCCGATCTGGCGGCCCGACACCGCGCCCGAGGACGAGGATCCCTATTCCTTCTCCGGGTTCGCGGGCGTGGGGCGCACGGCGTGA